In Cryptococcus gattii WM276 chromosome B, complete sequence, the DNA window AGCAAGAGCCACTCGTCCGAGCAGAACCCCCGCCCACGAGGTTTTTGGTCATTCCATTCCTCGATCGAATGTTGAATATCGGCCAACCACTCGTTTGTAGGATTCCGCATTGTCTGCCCAGAAGCGTATAGTCGAAAAATGATAGATGATTGGAGTTTTCGGATGCGGAAGAGGTGTATGGCGGTTTGTTTGGATGGGGACGGTGGCCCAGGTAAGAGGCCGTCAATCGTGATGAGCGAGTCGTCTAGATCCGATGGAAACTGTCAGGAAAGAACATTATTAACAATAGATTGCCTTCCGAATCGAGTCAAACGCACCTGAGCCGTAACCCATTCATCCTGAATCGCTGGCGGCCGACCCAACGCCATGCCCAAATCACGATCGCAACTGTACGCGCTAATGGAACACTTATCAACTCGAGAACAAGACCGATATGCTCAATGGGACTCACATCCAGAACACCCTCCTTCTGATATCCGTTTCAATTGCCGCCCGGCTATTCCTCCTCAGCCCGCTCTCATGATGCAAGCCGAGATCGACCGATGCTCGAACAGCTGCCCCAGACAAACCCCATACATCTAGCAGGTCAGCCAGCGTAACTGTatagaagaagagttggCTCACTACCAGCGCTAGGATTGTAGAGAACATATTGGAGTCGTATCAACATGACCTGGACTCTCAGCAGGCCCCGCTGTTCGTCTATCGGAGGAAGGAAGACAGGTGGAAGAAACTGTGAACAGAATTAGCTATTATATAAATCAGGGATATCAAGTTCCTTTCATACTTTCTGCCCGTATTCCCAAAGAGCTGCGAGAGCATGTAAGTGAAATCCAGGCCTCCATACATTTTGTACTTACACGCAGCGCGGCCTTTGAGATATTCATAAGGTGACCCGCGCGCGAGCGAAGTCGCGGAAACAGCTAGGACCACTAGAGATTTCTAGTCAGACCAGGACTACTTGGTAGCAGGATCGGTTATTACTCCATCGCAGTGAAGCACTTACACAAGACTGAACAGGCGATTTCCGCTTCCACCGGCTCTCCCTTGAAACAGACGTTATCGACCCAGAGTCGCAAGGTAGGAATGTGAAAGATTGGGAAGGCCGCCGAAATGAAATCCTCGAAATGATCAATGAGGAACCAGACGTTCTCGGTTGGTGGGAGGATGTCACGATTGATGCAGACGAGGGAAGTGATTCGAGAGGATAAGGGTTTTTGAGTAGATGAGTTTTGCTCTAGGATAGACACGACGCCCAGATCAGTAGGTAGGTGGAGGAGAACTTGGTCGTTGGATGGGAGCGGTCTGTCATGCGGCTTTGGGTACGTGGTGGAAATAGCTTCGTATCGTGATGATGGCTCATCGGAGTCGAGAGTGGCAGGATGCGCAGCCGTAGCCGAAGGAGACGTCGGTTGTGAACCGCGATTTAAAGTCGAATCGACGTGTTGATGTTGAGAACGTGTTGTCGAATACAGATGAGGAATATGCGTTTGAGTTCGTAACGGCTCGTGATGGTCCCAAGAAACGACAGGCGAAGTGTTCGTCGTTTGCTGCGTCAAACCGACGCTTCGATTGGACATGTCAGCAGTTGGTCGATGTCGCTCTCGCGATTCCACATCACTAATATTCATCAACATTGCATCTTGGTAGGGGTTTTCATCATATGTTTGGGCATGTCGGCCATCGCGAGCATCGTGGATGTGATGTCCTTCATCTGTGGGAAGAGCCGTTTCCTTCGCAGTGTCCAGTGGCGAAAGAGATCGCAAAGCGCTTCGCCTGGCTTCCAGATTCCGTACTTGATTCTGCAGCTCTTCCAAGTACCTGATGGAAATCAATATGTTTAGGCCTTGAATCGATCATTATGCTGAACATACGAGGCCGTTTGAGCAATAGCACTTGAACTCGCATCTACGTATCGACATTCTTTGTTCAACCTCGTACATCGTGCACAAGCAGGTGTTTCACCAGTACACTGTCACAGAAGTCAGCATGTTGCTCACGACAAAAAGTTAAAAGCTTGCAGGTTGAACCGAAAGTGAACTCACCCTGATCTTGCGTTTCCTACACTGATCGCATGCTGAACCGTTGGCTCCTCTGGCCCGCGTTGCGCCGCCCCGTCTCGAGGACGACGATGAGGCGTGAACACCATGAGTTGGCCGATTGCGCTGCGGACTCATGAGGGCGGTAACGAAGCGACGCACTGACTGTTTCCTAGAGGAGGTCCGACCGCGGGAAAGTATGAATCATAAATGAGCGGAACGAGGTCACTGCAGTTACAGTTGGAAGGCATAATAAACGAGGATGCGGGATTTGCCCAAAAACCTCGGAGCAGCGGATCGGTCAGCTGCGAAGAAACCGAAATCGCGTTCCGCTTTTTTCCTGTTCCCGAGCTTTTGCGGAGTCGTTCCGTTATGACTTTGGGTCAAACGGTTAATCAGAATGGAATGCATGATAATAAAGACACAATAAAGGCAAAGAGCAATGTTGTTAGCAGGCACAACCCCAACTTGTATTGTTTCCCTATTTGCAGCAAGGTGCTGTCCAACACACATT includes these proteins:
- a CDS encoding Hypothetical protein (Similar to TIGR gene model, INSD accession EAL23372.1; CNBA0230) — its product is MSPQRNRPTHGVHASSSSSRRGGATRARGANGSACDQCRKRKIRCTGETPACARCTRLNKECRYVDASSSAIAQTASYLEELQNQVRNLEARRSALRSLSPLDTAKETALPTDEGHHIHDARDGRHAQTYDENPYQDAMLMNISDVESRERHRPTADMSNRSVGLTQQTTNTSPVVSWDHHEPLRTQTHIPHLYSTTRSQHQHVDSTLNRGSQPTSPSATAAHPATLDSDEPSSRYEAISTTYPKPHDRPLPSNDQVLLHLPTDLGVVSILEQNSSTQKPLSSRITSLVCINRDILPPTENVWFLIDHFEDFISAAFPIFHIPTLRLWVDNVCFKGEPVEAEIACSVLLVLAVSATSLARGSPYEYLKGRAFLPPVFLPPIDEQRGLLRVQVMLIRLQYVLYNPSAGNVWGLSGAAVRASVDLGLHHESGLRRNSRAAIETDIRRRVFWIAYSCDRDLGMALGRPPAIQDEWVTAQFPSDLDDSLITIDGLLPGPPSPSKQTAIHLFRIRKLQSSIIFRLYASGQTMRNPTNEWLADIQHSIEEWNDQKPRGRGFCSDEWLLLCYHQTTTLLHRPCPGNPTPSRDSLGKVLQGSSATMRLYKEVYRNGRISFGWLSMYHLFISGVTYLNSLWQGYRNGWRLVPSYIDALLDMQVCTSVMEGLAALTPGTVSIRNTWEAVSEQMIRQLSSHAPWDLLSRPSSPTAPNNHSRHIDSSMPPLNTSETWQAAQAGGVRSAMSIPNDNSGGSGTSSGAGNAMNGLMAMENPFDPFLLHPLGELSNDDWARAVASVFGPLDSTAELSFG